Part of the Zerene cesonia ecotype Mississippi chromosome 3, Zerene_cesonia_1.1, whole genome shotgun sequence genome is shown below.
tttaatttttttaggatTGGCCTCCACTTGAGAATCTGCAATATCCATCCAAATGTCCAATTTGCAGCTTACACAGATTTTTAATAGTGCAATGTTATGCTCCACTTGAAAATTCTGTGTATCATCGAACCCTATACATTTTTGCTTGTATAAATCCAAATTGCTGGAACCAGTCAGAAAGGTATTAATTTTTAGCATAACTGTTATATTACATTGTACCTGCTTTTTTTGGTAAGTCagttaaataatcatttacaatatttaagaaaaacaaaattccaCTCCTCCTAACAGAACAAAAAGCTGACTGGTTATCTATCATGGTTGGCCTCATTCTCCTTAAGAATTTAAAAGCTTcataaaacagaaattaacAAGAAacttttcttgttttatataaatcaaaacaatttttcgtTTTACAAACCAGTTCTAGCATAACAATAGCATGAAATTAATAGGCagaagttaattaattaattttatattcaatatattttctttagttCACTTATAAGAACAAATCTATTTTACTTATCATAACACAATACCATATTATCACTTTTAGTTGGGCATGTATCAGATGTCAATTAAAGGACAATCCCTCTAAAACAAGCGCTGTTGTTGCCATGCCAAGTGCAGACACTAATTTAAGCTGGTGTAAGGGATCTGATGATTGGGATGAAAATGACAATGGTGATTCCGCAAATGGAAATTTAATGAGTGTGGATAATGCTATTAGTCCTAACATACAGAGGTTTGTTAGATTATAACTTACTAGcaagacaaaataatataattttttattaattactctCTTCCCAAGTctcatacaaaaattcatcAATAATTTGTTCGTAGGAactctgatgatgatgaaagcAATTCATATGATATAGAAGCAGTTGAACAAGCTTTGGGACACATGCAAGTTATAGATGCACACAATGCAAACATGTCTCCAATTCAAGGTACTGGAGCTATagcatttaataacataaaactatttcatgTTCATGTCACTAGACATTTTATTCAAGTATcaatcatcttcatcatcatcatcatcatcatcatcagcccatatatgttcccactgctgggacacaggcctcctatgagggttcaggtcataatctACCATgctagccaagtgcgggttggcagatgtcacgtgTCATTGAACTGTTGATTCTTAGACAtgctggtttcctcacgatgtttttccttcaccgttttaagcagtgatgatgtttttcacatgtgcagataaattgaaaaatcaatttatttcctgcacgctcgcccggtctcgaaccccgacttatcgattttgaagtccgaggttctcaacACTGAGCCACCTTTTTTCAACCATCTTATTACTTCAAAATTAGTAACATTTCAATTCAGAAATCCCCATACCTTATTGTGTCTATACTcagtactatatttataatagctgcgccccgcggttccacccgcgtaagtctgtatctcgtaggaatatcgggataaaaagccaatatgttatttcagttgttcagctatctacgtaccgaatttcattgcaatcggttcagtagtttttgcatgaaagagtaacaaacacacacacatcctcacaaaatttccaatttataatattagtaggataataatataacaaatttggAATATGTCATTTCATGTCATaggtttgttaaaaaaaattaggatAGAATAGAcaattttagtaaacaaaaatattataaacatactaattttaattattgcagGGGCAGTTGGTGATATTGGTGTGCCAGTAGCAGCAGCTGAGCTTGAAGGTGGGGACGAACCAGGACTTGTTACTGCTGAGACTCCCACAGCTCCAACCAGTAATGTAGAGGCTCTGCTTCATCaggtacttttattttatcaattttttggCATCCCCCTTAATGTTCGACTTTTAGAGGTTCTACTGATTatccatacaaaataatgttcgATTCAGTGTTTAGGGTGGTGATAATATAATCTGACAtactacttataatataagaacttTTTTTATCAGAATCATCCcatcaagtatttatttattttaaactgtttcAGACAGCTGAGCTCCCTGCAGACTTGCGAAATCGTCTTATGTTAAGTCCGTTGCAATTTCTGCccaaatacatttatgttgAGGAGGAATGGAAGAAAACTGCATGTAGTGATGAAAAAGTAACTGatcttttgaataaatatacaaaagaaagTGGTATgtcaaatattctttaatgtaaaaatttatgtacttataGCATTATTCGAATTATCTAGCCTTCTCCATGGTTgccacaaattattttattcatcataaattgggtaataattagtaatacattgtatcatatttttagaaattgaagCAAATATCAACGCAGATAGATTAGGAGTGGGCGGTGGCGAAGATGAACCTTATGAGGAGGCTACACCATTACATggagataaattatttcacgccTTCCTTACTCGTCTGCAGAATAATCCTGGACAAATACTTCGGTATGAatcttgttaatattttttaactctttCTTTCAGTAACAAGAAAATAACTTTCTATTAGTCACTGTCCATCTGCCCATCCGCCCATCCCTGTCTTATAaagcaaaaacaaatataatcatGTTACTCAGGAacatgattaattttatctttctGATCTAACTTTCATCTAGTGAGATTTTTCAAACTATTACGTAATTCTCTTAGATTTACACATTACAAACAAGCAAGATGAACTTCTTcgttttgatatataaaatattaaattttttatttacaacatacaGGTACAGTCGTGATGAACCACCATTACTTGGGGCGCCATTGCCTCTGATCGAAGGGCCGGGATGTCGTGCACCAACAGTTTGTATGAGATGTGGTTCGAGACTCATTTGTGAACTCCAACTGGTACCAGCATTTGCAGAAAACTTACAAATTCTTCCCGGGAATGTGTCTTTGTCCCATCTACACTTTCTGTCTGTTCTTGTTTTCACATGCTTGCAAAGTTGCTGGCAGCCGAATGATACATTTGTCCAAGAAACTATTGTCTTCCAACCAGaagttatataatgttttattatcaaataaatttaatattagcttTCCATTTTTGCCTAGGTAGTGGCTAGATTCGCCTTGTAGCACTTTAGGGTAGATTTACAATCGCAGTTTCAATTAACTCAAATCactattttacaatttgttcCCAACTTagttgtatttgtataatagaTCATGATACCTATAGGTATctcatgaaaatatatttttgttattatttctcaATGATCTCATAAATACaaagaatacaaatattatatgttcttgtgccacataatatttaattataaggaaaaaaatattttatttagagataggtattgttaattttcatattgtattaatcAATTCCATTACTATCCAATATAATAACCATAGAAATTTTGACGAATAAGGATTTAAACGCAACAAATATACTGTTTTAAAACCGGTAAATAGGTTAATTTAGAAAGAAAAGCTACTGTTTCATAAGTATTATCTTGGGAAATAGTCACAATTATATCAGTGCCTGTTAGTAGGTTAAATTGGAATTTGACATTCGAAGTGACTAATGTTTATTTAGcttcaaaaaaatgtttcaataaaaaggagagcaataaattttaacaatttgaattaCCTATATCACTCGCACAATAATTGCATGTGTAGTAAGTTTCGTATTTTTAGAATACTTGTCTCATCTGTGattctaaaaaaataccaatgtTACGTACATTGGTATTTTTGTACCATTCAAACTATAAGACTTGGCTTAAAGGCCTGGTAACCAAGCCATTAAATcttctaaaaaataaaccattcaAACTTAATGACGGCTCAGAAGTTAGCTGTGAACACAATTTTATGTGCATGCGTGTACGGCAAAGCGTGACCCGCTGATACCTTGATTATAATGTTCGAAGTTGTCAATAAGTTTGTATCGAAATTATTCTCAAATTAGATAGAAGTAGAATCTCTGtagaatttaaatgttgtgtcggtatttataattacttaagGAGTCCATTTGAAACCTGCCAAAAAACGTATATTGtgtagaatattaaataataatgagaaaACTAAAGCTCTacatgtgttttattataaaattgtatagttTCCaggcataaataattatacctttccaagtattttttttatccttttaCATAATACGGGATTAGCATTAGATTAGTGTGTTCGCTTAAATGGGTGTCGGATAGGCGACATTAAGGGTTGTCACACACGCAATATATGATCACAACCGTTGCTAAGCTAAgcgattttttaaacaataactaaACGGTGTCATAAAACGCTTCTTTACATAACACGTTCTGGTGCCACTAGATGCTCCTTATCTTTCACGCATACGGtaagattaatttaaagagaggcatatgttttttttttatattgtatgtcGCTATAGCGTCAACGGAAATTCATAATCTCTGGGAATTTCTAGTGTAACTACCAAGGTCATAGACTTTAGACCAGTGATTCTCAACCTTTTTTTGTTGCGGCACAAATTTcacgatttcaaaatttggcggcacacaaaaaaaaattatttacttactacaACACACTGCATAAATagtttatgacaaaaaaatgaaatatacaaaataaactgaTATTGTATACTACAATAATAACTACACGTTTATTaaggaattaatttaaatatttttctttttaaatgatatagtttaataatattgacattattatatatttacaaaatttggcGGCACACTTTTGAAATTATGCGACACACAAAAGTGCCGCGGAAAATCACTGCTTTAGACTATTAACTATCACGTGCaccaaataatatttgtctattctttcaaaatttctcatttataaagcatttcaatgctataaa
Proteins encoded:
- the LOC119839421 gene encoding programmed cell death protein 2-like, yielding MARKQGKVYLGYEEEIISDKNRTLLNFTVNKIGGLPDWPPLENLQYPSKCPICSLHRFLIVQCYAPLENSVYHRTLYIFACINPNCWNQSESWACIRCQLKDNPSKTSAVVAMPSADTNLSWCKGSDDWDENDNGDSANGNLMSVDNAISPNIQRNSDDDESNSYDIEAVEQALGHMQVIDAHNANMSPIQGAVGDIGVPVAAAELEGGDEPGLVTAETPTAPTSNVEALLHQTAELPADLRNRLMLSPLQFLPKYIYVEEEWKKTACSDEKVTDLLNKYTKESEIEANINADRLGVGGGEDEPYEEATPLHGDKLFHAFLTRLQNNPGQILRYSRDEPPLLGAPLPLIEGPGCRAPTVCMRCGSRLICELQLVPAFAENLQILPGNVSLSHLHFLSVLVFTCLQSCWQPNDTFVQETIVFQPEVI